From the genome of Blastocatellia bacterium, one region includes:
- a CDS encoding sigma-54 dependent transcriptional regulator, with protein sequence MRETILIVDDDRSVGASLALLLKQAGYRSRAVTSPAEALSALEAERVALVLQDMNFSRKTTGEEGLDLLARIKARWPAMPVVLITAWGSIALAVRGMQAGASDFVTKPWNNQHLLASVETALGLAAASARPQGALTRESVDALYDFDSVAGNDPKLLKVLDVAGRVAATDASVLITGESGTGKEIVAEAIHRNSRRRNGPFVKVNLGGISSSLFESEMFGHVRGAFTDARQSRKGRFEVAGGGTIFLDEIGDLDAASQVKMLRVLQDRTYEVLGSSQTRTVDVRVLSATNRNLAEMVEHGEFREDLLYRLNLITIHLPPLRERPGDIQVIAARVLETLGRVYGRPDLSVDEAALKWLRAQPWPGNVRQLRHTIERTVLVSGHDRLQASDFQLLAEMEGTAERRGGLPDVGAMTIDEMERLMILKTMEYYQGNISRVAEALGLSRAALYRRFEKHGIKE encoded by the coding sequence ATGCGCGAGACCATCCTGATCGTTGATGATGACCGCTCGGTGGGGGCGTCGCTGGCCCTGCTGCTCAAGCAGGCCGGCTACCGCTCGCGCGCCGTGACCTCGCCTGCCGAGGCGCTCTCGGCGCTCGAAGCCGAGCGCGTTGCCCTGGTCCTGCAAGACATGAACTTCTCGCGCAAGACGACGGGCGAAGAGGGGCTCGATCTGCTCGCGCGGATCAAGGCGCGATGGCCAGCGATGCCGGTCGTCCTGATCACCGCCTGGGGATCGATTGCTCTTGCCGTTCGAGGGATGCAGGCGGGGGCGTCCGACTTCGTCACCAAACCCTGGAACAATCAGCACCTGCTCGCCTCGGTCGAGACCGCCCTCGGTCTCGCCGCCGCCAGCGCCCGCCCGCAGGGCGCCCTCACGCGCGAATCCGTTGATGCGCTTTACGACTTCGATTCGGTCGCGGGCAACGACCCCAAGCTCCTTAAAGTTCTCGACGTAGCCGGGCGCGTGGCGGCGACTGACGCCTCGGTCCTGATCACAGGCGAGAGTGGAACCGGCAAGGAGATCGTCGCCGAGGCCATCCATCGCAACAGCCGCCGGCGTAACGGCCCCTTCGTCAAGGTCAATCTCGGCGGCATCTCGTCTTCGCTCTTCGAGAGCGAGATGTTCGGGCACGTGCGCGGCGCCTTTACAGACGCGCGGCAGTCGCGCAAGGGCCGTTTCGAGGTGGCCGGCGGAGGAACGATCTTCCTAGACGAGATCGGTGATCTCGACGCCGCCTCGCAGGTCAAGATGCTGCGGGTTTTGCAGGACCGCACCTACGAAGTTCTGGGATCGAGCCAGACCCGCACGGTTGACGTGCGCGTCCTCTCGGCCACCAATCGCAACCTGGCCGAGATGGTCGAGCACGGCGAGTTTCGCGAGGACCTGCTCTATCGGCTGAACCTGATTACCATCCACCTGCCGCCGCTGCGCGAGCGGCCGGGGGACATTCAGGTGATTGCCGCGCGGGTGCTTGAAACCCTAGGGCGGGTCTACGGCCGCCCCGACCTGTCGGTTGACGAGGCGGCGCTGAAATGGCTCCGGGCGCAGCCCTGGCCGGGCAATGTGCGCCAGCTGCGGCACACCATCGAGCGGACGGTCCTGGTCAGCGGCCACGACCGGCTACAGGCGTCGGATTTCCAACTGCTCGCCGAGATGGAAGGCACAGCCGAGCGCCGCGGCGGCCTGCCGGACGTCGGCGCCATGACCATAGACGAGATGGAGCGACTGATGATTCTCAAGACCATGGAGTACTATCAGGGCAACATCAGCCGGGTGGCCGAGGCGCTCGGTCTGAGCCGGGCGGCGCTCTACCGGCGGTTCGAAAAGCACGGGATCAAAGAGTGA
- a CDS encoding ABC transporter permease has protein sequence MTKHLLRLVWNRKRSNFLITVEIVLSFLVLFLVMSLAVSYGRNYVQPLGFQYDHVWRIDVNMGGEGDDVWTPEMKATSDQVLLALRAYDQIEAVAGVQVAPFSIGGIHGMTHTNGHDIEHDANEVTDDFANVMRLDLVRGRWFQRDDDTASFEPVVINQRMARELFGDEEPIGKEMSPRQEDRLARRVVGVVSEYREDSVFQAPDNYLFYRKQMGTAKDRPPQSFIIRLKPGTPAAFENELQEKLGAVARGWTFDIQSLEAARQRAERMIIQPLVIAGLVAAFLILMVGLGLTGVLWQNVTQRRGEIGLRRANGATARGVCLQILGELTLVTTTGLAIGSAIVIQLFVIGASSWIDKQVFAGSLAASIALIYLLTILCGLYPSLLATRIHPAEALHYE, from the coding sequence ATGACCAAACACCTGCTCAGGCTTGTCTGGAACCGCAAGCGGTCGAACTTCCTGATTACGGTCGAGATCGTTCTCTCATTCCTGGTCCTCTTCCTGGTCATGTCGCTGGCGGTCTCCTACGGTCGCAACTACGTTCAGCCGCTTGGCTTCCAGTACGATCATGTCTGGCGCATAGACGTCAACATGGGGGGCGAGGGCGATGACGTGTGGACGCCCGAGATGAAGGCGACCTCGGATCAGGTGCTTCTCGCGCTCAGGGCCTACGACCAGATCGAGGCGGTGGCTGGCGTTCAGGTGGCGCCGTTCTCGATTGGGGGGATACACGGCATGACGCACACGAACGGCCACGATATCGAACACGACGCCAACGAGGTGACCGACGACTTCGCGAACGTCATGCGCCTGGACCTGGTCCGAGGGCGCTGGTTCCAGCGGGACGACGATACGGCGAGCTTCGAGCCGGTCGTGATTAACCAGCGGATGGCCCGCGAGCTGTTCGGCGACGAAGAGCCAATCGGCAAGGAGATGAGTCCTCGCCAGGAGGACAGGCTCGCCCGCCGCGTTGTCGGCGTCGTCTCGGAGTATCGCGAGGACAGTGTCTTCCAGGCCCCTGACAACTACCTTTTCTACCGCAAGCAGATGGGAACGGCGAAAGACAGGCCGCCCCAGAGTTTCATCATCAGGCTCAAGCCCGGAACCCCCGCGGCCTTTGAAAACGAGCTGCAAGAGAAGCTCGGGGCCGTGGCCCGCGGCTGGACCTTCGACATCCAGTCGCTCGAAGCGGCGCGGCAGCGGGCCGAGCGCATGATCATCCAGCCGCTGGTGATTGCTGGTCTGGTGGCCGCTTTCCTGATCCTGATGGTTGGGCTCGGGCTGACAGGAGTGCTATGGCAGAACGTGACGCAGCGGCGGGGCGAGATCGGCCTCAGGCGCGCGAACGGCGCAACGGCTCGGGGTGTCTGCCTGCAAATCCTCGGCGAGCTGACGCTCGTCACGACGACCGGGCTGGCGATTGGCTCGGCCATCGTCATCCAGCTGTTCGTGATCGGCGCGTCGTCGTGGATCGATAAGCAGGTCTTCGCCGGGAGCCTGGCGGCGTCTATCGCGCTGATCTACCTGCTGACGATCCTCTGCGGGCTCTATCCCAGTCTGCTCGCGACGCGCATACACCCGGCCGAGGCGCTCCATTATGAATAA
- a CDS encoding ATP-binding protein: MRLRRKFILYLVLMHLPFAVLAAILIRRDALWLFVVEAIFVVSLVWGARLVSAFFGSLDLIRSAVQTISDQDFTSRFREVGQPEMDELIHVYNRMIDHLREERTRLQEQHFFLDRVLTASPSGIITLDLDGHVAMVNPSAARMLGEPAQELIGRKLAETGGAIAGALLDLRTGESRVVPFGGRRRLKCTRSEFADRGFPRAFFLMEELTEELRQSEKSAYEKLIRMMSHEVNNSVGSVNSLLHSCMTYAAQLSGEDRADFETAIAVAISRTDQLGIFMRGFADVVRLPPPRPQPAELRRLLEGVEVLTRADRERRRIAWAWDVERALPPVRLDVAQMEQVFLNVVKNAVEAIGEAGTITIRMGVWQHRPFVTVEDTGCGIAPEVRANLFAPFFTTKENGQGVGLTLVQEILAAHHFEFTLDGPPGGPTRFTILF, from the coding sequence GTGAGGCTGCGGCGCAAGTTCATCCTGTACCTTGTGCTGATGCACCTGCCTTTCGCCGTCCTGGCGGCGATCCTGATCCGTCGCGACGCGCTATGGCTCTTCGTCGTCGAGGCGATCTTTGTTGTATCGCTCGTGTGGGGGGCGCGGCTCGTTTCGGCCTTTTTCGGAAGCCTCGACCTGATCCGGTCCGCCGTCCAGACCATCTCCGACCAAGACTTCACGTCGAGATTTCGCGAGGTCGGCCAGCCCGAGATGGATGAGCTGATCCACGTCTACAATCGAATGATTGACCATTTACGCGAGGAGCGCACCAGATTGCAAGAACAGCATTTTTTTCTCGACCGAGTCCTGACGGCCTCGCCCTCTGGGATCATCACGCTCGACCTCGATGGCCATGTGGCGATGGTGAATCCGAGCGCGGCTCGCATGCTCGGCGAGCCGGCCCAGGAGCTGATCGGGCGGAAACTCGCGGAGACGGGGGGAGCGATTGCGGGCGCCCTTCTCGATCTCCGGACGGGCGAGTCGCGTGTAGTCCCCTTCGGCGGGCGACGGCGTCTCAAGTGTACCCGGTCCGAATTCGCGGACCGCGGCTTTCCCCGCGCATTCTTTCTTATGGAGGAGCTGACCGAAGAGTTACGGCAATCGGAGAAGTCCGCCTACGAGAAGCTGATCCGAATGATGTCGCATGAGGTGAACAATTCGGTCGGCTCGGTCAATTCCCTCCTGCACTCGTGCATGACCTATGCGGCGCAGCTTTCGGGGGAGGACCGCGCGGATTTCGAGACGGCGATTGCGGTGGCGATCTCGCGGACGGACCAGCTCGGGATATTCATGCGGGGGTTTGCGGATGTCGTGCGCCTGCCGCCACCCCGGCCCCAGCCGGCAGAGCTTCGGCGTCTGCTTGAAGGAGTTGAGGTTCTGACGCGGGCGGACCGCGAACGGCGCCGGATCGCATGGGCCTGGGACGTCGAGCGCGCCCTGCCGCCAGTGCGGCTCGACGTGGCGCAGATGGAGCAGGTCTTCCTCAACGTGGTCAAGAACGCGGTTGAGGCGATAGGCGAGGCAGGTACGATTACAATCCGGATGGGAGTATGGCAGCACAGGCCGTTCGTGACGGTCGAGGACACAGGCTGCGGGATCGCTCCCGAAGTCCGGGCGAACCTGTTTGCCCCTTTTTTTACGACCAAGGAAAACGGCCAGGGGGTCGGGCTCACGCTCGTGCAGGAGATTCTCGCCGCCCACCACTTCGAGTTCACTCTCGACGGCCCGCCGGGCGGGCCCACACGCTTCACCATACTGTTCTAA
- a CDS encoding ABC transporter permease has product MLKNYIKIAFKVLRRRKFFTFISLFAISFTLVVLMVVTAIFDHSFGPLAPETRADRTLGVFSFKLRGKLGTKSGSAGYLFLDRYVRTLPDVERVSVFSTSSPVAAYQTGEKVPLNLRYTDGNYWKILDFSFIEGGPLTDEDDRNANPVVVINEATRGKLFGGQPAVGKTLEINNQRFRVAGVVRNVSAGRFVPFSDVWAPIGAQKSDAYKTQIFGGFDAIILARSSDDFPAIKAEFASRVAQMEVPDPQFNEVVCRAETYFESVSRQMFGGDDGGRPAFLIGIIMLGMALFMLLPAVNLVNINVSRIMERASEIGVRKAFGASSWTLVGQFVVENVILTLVGGLIGFLIAWGVLRVITANDLIQYADLHMNFRVFIYGMGLALFFGLVSGVYPAWRMSRLNPVQALKGASR; this is encoded by the coding sequence ATGCTCAAGAACTACATCAAAATCGCTTTCAAGGTGCTGCGGCGGCGCAAGTTCTTCACCTTCATCAGCCTCTTCGCCATCAGCTTCACGCTCGTCGTGCTAATGGTGGTGACGGCGATCTTCGACCACTCTTTCGGGCCGCTGGCGCCCGAGACCCGGGCTGACCGGACGCTGGGCGTCTTCAGCTTTAAGCTCAGAGGCAAGCTCGGTACAAAGAGCGGCTCGGCGGGCTACCTGTTCCTCGACCGCTACGTCCGCACGCTCCCGGATGTCGAGCGCGTCTCCGTCTTCAGCACCAGCTCGCCTGTGGCCGCGTACCAGACGGGCGAGAAGGTCCCGCTAAATCTCCGCTACACGGACGGCAATTACTGGAAGATCCTTGACTTCTCTTTTATAGAGGGCGGCCCATTGACAGACGAAGATGACCGGAACGCCAACCCCGTGGTCGTCATCAATGAGGCCACGCGAGGGAAACTCTTCGGCGGACAGCCGGCCGTCGGCAAGACCCTGGAGATCAATAATCAGCGCTTCCGTGTCGCAGGGGTCGTGCGCAACGTCTCGGCCGGCCGGTTCGTGCCGTTTTCCGACGTCTGGGCGCCAATCGGCGCGCAGAAATCCGACGCCTACAAAACCCAGATCTTCGGCGGCTTCGACGCCATCATTCTGGCGCGCAGCTCCGACGATTTCCCGGCCATCAAGGCCGAGTTCGCCTCGCGTGTCGCCCAGATGGAGGTGCCCGACCCGCAGTTCAACGAGGTCGTCTGCCGGGCCGAGACCTACTTCGAGTCGGTTTCGCGCCAGATGTTCGGCGGCGACGACGGCGGCCGTCCGGCCTTCTTGATCGGCATCATCATGCTGGGGATGGCGCTGTTTATGCTGCTGCCGGCCGTCAATCTGGTCAACATCAACGTCAGCCGGATTATGGAGCGCGCTTCGGAGATCGGTGTGCGTAAGGCGTTCGGCGCCTCGTCCTGGACTCTGGTGGGACAGTTCGTGGTCGAGAACGTCATCCTGACGTTGGTGGGCGGCCTGATCGGCTTTCTGATCGCGTGGGGAGTCCTGCGGGTGATCACGGCAAACGATCTGATTCAGTATGCCGACCTGCACATGAACTTCCGCGTCTTTATCTATGGCATGGGGCTGGCGCTGTTCTTCGGCCTGGTCTCGGGCGTCTATCCGGCCTGGAGGATGTCGAGGCTCAACCCCGTCCAGGCACTTAAGGGGGCATCGCGATGA
- a CDS encoding ABC transporter ATP-binding protein, with protein sequence MIQLENIEKVYRTERIETVALSNVNVGIDEGEFVSIMGPSGSGKSTLLNVIGLLDVPTGGKVTLNGKRITSYGDRHLAHVRNEEIGFIFQTFHLISDLRVVDNVEIPLLYRRMSGKERRKRALSALDKVGLSSRVHHFPSQLSGGQQQRVAIARAIVGGPKILLADEPTGNLDSQMGDEIIDILKELNERHKTTVVMVTHDPRQAEKTGRTIRLFDGRQVN encoded by the coding sequence ATGATTCAGCTTGAGAACATCGAAAAAGTTTACCGAACCGAGCGCATCGAGACGGTGGCGCTCTCGAACGTCAACGTTGGCATTGACGAAGGCGAGTTCGTATCCATCATGGGGCCGTCGGGCTCGGGCAAGAGTACGCTCCTGAACGTCATCGGACTGCTCGACGTGCCGACGGGCGGCAAGGTCACGCTTAACGGCAAGCGCATCACTTCCTACGGCGACCGTCACCTGGCGCATGTGCGCAACGAGGAGATCGGCTTCATCTTCCAGACCTTCCACCTGATCAGCGACCTGCGCGTCGTCGATAATGTCGAGATCCCGCTCCTCTACCGCCGGATGTCTGGCAAGGAGCGCCGCAAGCGCGCGCTCTCGGCACTCGACAAGGTCGGCCTCTCCTCGCGCGTACACCACTTCCCATCGCAGCTCTCGGGCGGGCAGCAGCAGCGCGTCGCCATCGCGCGGGCTATCGTCGGGGGGCCAAAAATCCTGCTCGCCGACGAGCCGACCGGCAACCTCGACTCGCAGATGGGCGACGAGATCATAGACATCCTCAAGGAGCTCAACGAGCGCCACAAGACGACGGTCGTGATGGTCACGCATGACCCCCGGCAGGCTGAGAAGACCGGCCGCACCATCCGCCTCTTCGACGGCCGGCAGGTGAACTGA
- a CDS encoding amidohydrolase family protein: protein MIRSTRTRRLLVLLLAVCLPLTALAQDEKQDEKKGDKTEEGLPLKATEKIEFTTDEGTWMSLDVAPDGKTIVFDLLGDIYTVAVAGGEARRIIGDISFESQPRFSPDGSKIVYLSDRSGAENVWVADADGANPKAITKGRNQSFVSPSWTADGQYIIVSRSSDAIGTYAVWIYNREGGSGMQVGPPDPPLPQPGSDEPARPRLNRMGAVASPDGRYFYYAARTGAFTYNAAFPIWQITRFDRDTSETSTITSAQGSAMRPLLSPDGKHLVYATRYETGTALRVRDLETGEERWLTDQVTRDDQEARATRDTMPGYAFMPDGKSLIVPIGGKIRRVDFATGQAAVIPFTAKVEAEVAPRIHSNYRVEDGPVVRARLIRWPALSPDGRRVVFSSLNKLWIMDLPSGTPKRLTNAAAGEFMPSWSPDGRHIVYVTWAADGGQIQRVAADGSAPPERLSRRAAFYSYPIYSPDGSKIVYLSGATDDQLYADLREQEPDIPYESDLHKAGGEITGIGGSAVLDLRWIPAAGGDSTLIGSAQGGRYPHFTNDPTRVYLTTNSGLASVRLDGYDRRTRVKITGSAPGPFPPNADAIRLSPDGQQAFVNLQNRHYLVMIPRAGKETVNLNITASGPSSLPVKKMSAEGGDYLSWSADGKAVVWAWGTKLYRQSLSAEAPEVTDIVVESQRARPKGTVLLTGARIITMKGDEIIERGDVVITDNRIAAVGPKGMVQVPAGAKVIDVTGKTIIPGFVDVHAHMWPPRGVHQTQVWQYLANLAYGVTTTRDPQSSTNDVFAYTDLVDTGEIIGPRVYSTGPGVFASSGLDSREAVRHFIKRYKEAYRTDTLKNYMTGDRIVRQWVAMACKELGITPTSEGGLDMKLDLSLMADGLSGNEHALPIHPLYNDVAQFVARTKTFYTPTILVAYGAPWSENYYFETTDVHGNAKLRRYIPHELLDTMVRRRRQWFMPEEYGHKGIAESAARVVHAGGRVCLGGHGQLQGLGCHWEIWNLQSGGLTPFEALRSATIFGAEALGLQQDLGSLEAGKLADLIVLDKDPLKDIHNTDSIRYVMKNGELFEGDTLDQVWPVQKKLEKQYWWGNDPVAAK, encoded by the coding sequence ATGATTCGCTCGACGCGCACGCGGAGGCTGCTCGTTCTGCTGCTTGCTGTTTGTCTGCCGCTGACGGCCCTGGCGCAGGATGAGAAACAAGACGAAAAGAAAGGCGACAAGACGGAGGAAGGGCTGCCGCTCAAAGCGACGGAGAAGATCGAGTTCACGACCGACGAAGGCACCTGGATGTCGCTCGACGTCGCGCCGGATGGCAAGACGATTGTCTTTGACCTGCTCGGCGACATCTACACGGTGGCGGTGGCCGGCGGCGAAGCGCGGCGCATCATTGGCGACATCTCTTTTGAGAGCCAGCCGAGGTTTTCGCCCGACGGCTCGAAGATCGTTTACCTGAGCGACCGCAGCGGCGCGGAAAACGTCTGGGTGGCGGACGCCGATGGCGCGAACCCGAAGGCAATAACTAAAGGCCGCAACCAATCGTTCGTCTCTCCGTCGTGGACCGCCGACGGCCAGTACATCATCGTCTCCAGGTCCAGCGATGCGATAGGGACCTACGCGGTCTGGATATACAACCGGGAAGGCGGCTCAGGCATGCAGGTCGGCCCGCCCGACCCGCCGCTGCCGCAGCCCGGGTCGGACGAACCGGCCCGCCCGCGCCTCAACCGTATGGGCGCCGTGGCTTCGCCCGATGGCCGCTACTTCTATTACGCGGCGCGCACAGGGGCATTCACTTACAACGCCGCCTTCCCGATCTGGCAGATCACGCGGTTTGATCGCGACACCAGCGAAACCTCTACCATCACCAGCGCGCAGGGGAGCGCCATGCGCCCGCTGTTATCGCCCGATGGCAAGCACCTCGTCTACGCGACGCGCTACGAGACAGGCACGGCGCTGCGTGTACGTGATCTGGAAACGGGCGAAGAGCGATGGCTCACCGATCAAGTGACGCGCGACGACCAGGAAGCACGCGCGACGCGCGACACGATGCCCGGTTACGCCTTCATGCCGGATGGCAAATCGCTGATCGTGCCCATCGGTGGCAAGATTCGCCGCGTCGATTTCGCGACCGGCCAGGCGGCGGTGATCCCCTTCACCGCGAAGGTCGAGGCCGAAGTCGCCCCGCGCATCCACTCCAACTACCGCGTCGAAGATGGGCCGGTGGTGCGCGCCCGTTTGATCCGCTGGCCGGCGCTGTCACCCGATGGCCGCCGCGTTGTCTTCAGCTCGCTCAATAAGCTCTGGATTATGGACCTGCCATCGGGCACGCCGAAGCGGCTGACGAACGCTGCGGCAGGCGAATTCATGCCGTCCTGGTCGCCCGATGGCCGCCACATCGTTTATGTGACGTGGGCCGCTGACGGCGGGCAGATCCAACGCGTCGCCGCCGACGGCAGCGCGCCGCCCGAACGGCTGTCGCGCCGCGCGGCCTTCTACTCTTACCCCATCTACTCGCCCGACGGCTCGAAGATCGTCTACCTGTCGGGCGCGACCGACGACCAGCTCTACGCAGACCTGCGAGAGCAAGAGCCGGACATCCCCTACGAGAGCGACCTGCACAAAGCGGGCGGCGAGATCACAGGCATCGGCGGGTCTGCCGTACTCGATCTCAGGTGGATTCCGGCGGCGGGTGGCGATTCGACATTGATCGGCTCGGCGCAGGGCGGTCGCTATCCGCATTTCACCAACGACCCGACGCGGGTCTACCTGACGACTAACAGCGGCCTGGCTTCTGTGCGACTGGATGGCTATGACCGCCGCACGCGTGTGAAGATTACCGGCAGCGCCCCAGGCCCGTTCCCGCCTAACGCCGACGCAATCCGCCTCTCTCCGGATGGGCAGCAAGCCTTCGTGAACCTGCAAAACCGGCACTACCTCGTGATGATCCCGAGGGCCGGCAAAGAGACGGTCAACCTGAACATCACTGCGAGCGGCCCGTCATCTCTCCCTGTAAAGAAGATGTCGGCGGAAGGCGGCGATTACCTTTCATGGTCCGCGGACGGGAAAGCAGTCGTCTGGGCATGGGGCACGAAGCTTTACCGCCAGAGCCTGTCCGCCGAAGCGCCCGAAGTGACGGATATCGTCGTCGAGTCGCAACGCGCACGGCCCAAAGGCACGGTCCTGCTGACCGGCGCGCGGATCATCACGATGAAGGGCGACGAGATCATCGAGCGCGGCGATGTCGTCATCACCGATAATCGCATCGCGGCGGTCGGCCCTAAAGGCATGGTGCAAGTGCCTGCGGGCGCGAAGGTGATTGACGTGACCGGCAAAACCATCATCCCCGGCTTCGTCGACGTTCACGCGCACATGTGGCCGCCGCGCGGCGTTCACCAGACACAGGTGTGGCAGTACCTGGCGAATCTGGCTTATGGCGTGACCACGACGCGCGACCCGCAGAGCTCGACCAACGACGTGTTCGCCTACACCGATCTGGTAGACACGGGCGAGATCATCGGCCCGCGCGTCTACTCGACAGGGCCGGGCGTCTTCGCAAGCTCCGGCCTTGATAGCCGCGAAGCGGTGCGCCATTTCATCAAGCGGTATAAGGAGGCTTACCGCACAGACACACTGAAGAATTACATGACCGGCGACCGGATCGTGCGGCAGTGGGTGGCGATGGCTTGCAAGGAGCTCGGCATCACGCCCACCTCAGAAGGCGGCCTGGACATGAAGCTCGACCTGTCGTTGATGGCCGACGGGCTTTCGGGCAATGAACATGCGCTGCCGATCCACCCGCTGTATAACGACGTCGCGCAGTTCGTCGCCAGGACGAAGACGTTCTACACGCCGACGATACTGGTAGCCTACGGCGCGCCGTGGAGCGAGAATTACTACTTCGAGACGACTGACGTGCATGGGAACGCGAAGCTGCGACGGTATATCCCACACGAATTGCTCGACACCATGGTCAGGCGCCGCCGCCAGTGGTTTATGCCCGAAGAGTATGGCCACAAAGGCATCGCCGAAAGCGCCGCCAGGGTTGTGCATGCCGGCGGGCGGGTCTGTCTCGGCGGGCACGGACAGCTCCAAGGGCTCGGCTGCCATTGGGAGATTTGGAACCTGCAATCGGGCGGGCTGACGCCGTTTGAAGCGCTGCGGTCGGCGACGATCTTCGGCGCCGAGGCCCTCGGCCTACAGCAAGACCTCGGCTCGCTGGAGGCGGGTAAGCTGGCCGATCTGATCGTCCTCGATAAAGACCCGCTGAAGGACATCCATAACACGGATTCGATCCGCTACGTGATGAAGAACGGCGAGCTATTCGAGGGCGACACGCTCGATCAAGTCTGGCCGGTGCAAAAGAAACTCGAAAAGCAGTACTGGTGGGGCAATGATCCTGTAGCAGCGAAGTAG
- a CDS encoding HlyD family efflux transporter periplasmic adaptor subunit gives MDRTIDPSVRRRQIVRRVATALGLVAVIAGAWVWASAWARPSVSRSRIRTAAIDRGPIEASITASGTVVPEFEQILSSPIDARIIRVLKRPGAVLAKGDSILQLDVSESVLALERFDQDIAIKRNDQLKTKLELDKTLSDLKTQSDIKRLEFQSFKSKSAQNRKLFQQGLLSEEALRQSELNESTASLQLQQIEADKRNAAQTNRARIDGLGLEMEKLQKERAEVQRKLDLATTRADREGVLTWVVEQEGSTVQKGAVIAKIADLSSFRIEATISDVHAGRLAVGLPVKVRVNERELRGTISNILPTIKDGIITVGVSLDDKASGLLRSNLRVEVLIVTDRKDSALRARKGPFAQGEGVREVFVVRGDRLVKTSVRLGVASFDSYEVVEGLVEGDEVVISDMTDYLYAKEVTLK, from the coding sequence ATGGACCGAACAATTGATCCGAGTGTTAGAAGGCGGCAGATTGTGCGGCGTGTGGCGACGGCGCTCGGCCTCGTCGCCGTCATCGCGGGCGCATGGGTGTGGGCCTCGGCGTGGGCCCGGCCCTCTGTTTCACGCTCGCGCATTCGCACGGCTGCCATAGATCGTGGGCCGATTGAGGCCAGCATCACGGCTTCGGGGACGGTGGTGCCCGAGTTCGAACAGATCCTCTCCTCGCCGATTGACGCGCGGATCATCCGTGTACTTAAGCGGCCCGGCGCCGTTCTCGCGAAAGGCGACTCTATCCTTCAGCTCGACGTTAGCGAATCCGTCCTGGCGCTCGAACGATTTGATCAGGATATCGCCATCAAGCGCAACGACCAGCTTAAGACGAAGCTTGAGCTCGACAAGACGCTCTCGGACCTCAAAACTCAGTCCGACATCAAGCGGCTGGAATTCCAGTCCTTCAAGTCAAAATCGGCCCAGAACCGCAAGCTCTTCCAACAGGGCCTCTTATCGGAGGAGGCGCTGCGCCAATCGGAACTCAACGAGTCAACCGCCTCGCTCCAGCTCCAGCAAATCGAGGCCGACAAGCGCAACGCCGCGCAGACGAACCGGGCCCGCATTGACGGCCTCGGCCTCGAGATGGAGAAGCTCCAGAAGGAGCGTGCCGAAGTGCAGCGGAAACTCGACCTGGCGACGACCCGCGCCGACCGCGAGGGCGTCCTCACGTGGGTCGTCGAGCAGGAGGGCTCGACCGTCCAGAAAGGGGCCGTGATCGCCAAGATCGCCGACCTCAGTTCGTTCCGCATCGAGGCGACCATCTCCGATGTCCACGCAGGCCGGCTCGCGGTCGGACTCCCTGTGAAGGTTCGCGTCAACGAGCGGGAATTGCGGGGAACGATCTCGAACATTCTGCCGACGATCAAGGACGGCATCATCACAGTGGGCGTGAGCCTCGACGATAAGGCGAGCGGCCTGCTGCGCTCGAACCTGCGCGTCGAAGTCCTCATCGTCACCGACCGCAAGGACTCGGCCCTTCGCGCCCGCAAGGGCCCCTTCGCTCAGGGCGAGGGCGTGCGCGAAGTGTTCGTCGTGCGCGGCGACCGCCTCGTTAAGACGAGCGTCCGGCTTGGGGTCGCCAGCTTCGACTCCTACGAAGTCGTCGAGGGCCTCGTCGAGGGCGACGAAGTCGTGATCTCGGACATGACCGACTACCTGTATGCAAAGGAAGTAACCCTAAAATGA